A window from Telopea speciosissima isolate NSW1024214 ecotype Mountain lineage chromosome 8, Tspe_v1, whole genome shotgun sequence encodes these proteins:
- the LOC122670992 gene encoding E3 ubiquitin-protein ligase AIRP2-like isoform X1, whose amino-acid sequence MWQEQPSRSSYRESIKALEADVQHANSLAAALPRDCGGEYLQMRLTYSPFAPFFVFLIEWIDCSFTTLPSYLGFLHIVIYKVYLDGMTSISSKESKATIKEFYAVIYPTLRQLEGELTELADKNEKGECPEISGRKRAEERWKLSNKDPEREDECGICMEACTKMVLPNCGHSMCISCFRDWNLRSQSCPFCRGSLKRVNSNDLWVLTGNGDVVDTVTLAKENLRHFYLYIDTLPLELGDALLATACRRTSWCL is encoded by the exons ATGTGGCAGGAGCAGCCCAGTAGATCTTCTTACAGGGAATCCATCAAAGCTTTAGAAGCTGATGTACAACATGCTAATAGCCT AGCTGCAGCTCTCCCTAGGGATTGTGGTGGGGAatatctgcagatgagattgACTTACAGCCCatttgcacccttctttgtatttttaattGAATGGATAGATTGCAGTTTTACAACCCTCCCAAGCTATTTAGGCTTTCTTCACATAGTCATATACAAG GTATACTTAGATGGAATGACAAGCATATCTTCCAAGGAAAGTAAAGCCACTATTAAGGAATTCTACG CTGTCATATATCCTACTCTTCGGCAACTTGAAGGTGAATTAACTGAACTGGCGGACAAGAATGAGAAAGGTGAATGTCCTGAAATTTCAGGAAGGAAGAGAGCCGAAGAGAGGTGGAAGCTTTCCAACAAGGATCCAGAACGAGAGGATGAATGTGGGATTTGTATGGAAGCTTGCACCAAGATGGTCTTGCCCAACTGTGGTCACTCCATGTGCATCAGCTGCTTTCGTGACTG GAATTTGCGATCTCAGTCCTGCCCCTTTTGCCGAGGTagtttaaaaagagttaactcGAATGACTTATGGGTTCTTACTGGCAATGGTGATGTGGTTGACACTGTGACTCTTGCAAAAGAGAACCTGAGACATTTCTATCTCTACATCGACACCCTGCCACTT GAACTAGGTGATGCTTTACTTGCTACAGCATGTCGAAGAACTAGCTGGTGCCTCTGA
- the LOC122670992 gene encoding E3 ubiquitin-protein ligase AIRP2-like isoform X2, with translation MWQEQPSRSSYRESIKALEADVQHANSLAAALPRDCGGEYLQMRLTYSPFAPFFVFLIEWIDCSFTTLPSYLGFLHIVIYKVYLDGMTSISSKESKATIKEFYAVIYPTLRQLEGELTELADKNEKGECPEISGRKRAEERWKLSNKDPEREDECGICMEACTKMVLPNCGHSMCISCFRDWNLRSQSCPFCRGSLKRVNSNDLWVLTGNGDVVDTVTLAKENLRHFYLYIDTLPLVMPETLFFVYDYMI, from the exons ATGTGGCAGGAGCAGCCCAGTAGATCTTCTTACAGGGAATCCATCAAAGCTTTAGAAGCTGATGTACAACATGCTAATAGCCT AGCTGCAGCTCTCCCTAGGGATTGTGGTGGGGAatatctgcagatgagattgACTTACAGCCCatttgcacccttctttgtatttttaattGAATGGATAGATTGCAGTTTTACAACCCTCCCAAGCTATTTAGGCTTTCTTCACATAGTCATATACAAG GTATACTTAGATGGAATGACAAGCATATCTTCCAAGGAAAGTAAAGCCACTATTAAGGAATTCTACG CTGTCATATATCCTACTCTTCGGCAACTTGAAGGTGAATTAACTGAACTGGCGGACAAGAATGAGAAAGGTGAATGTCCTGAAATTTCAGGAAGGAAGAGAGCCGAAGAGAGGTGGAAGCTTTCCAACAAGGATCCAGAACGAGAGGATGAATGTGGGATTTGTATGGAAGCTTGCACCAAGATGGTCTTGCCCAACTGTGGTCACTCCATGTGCATCAGCTGCTTTCGTGACTG GAATTTGCGATCTCAGTCCTGCCCCTTTTGCCGAGGTagtttaaaaagagttaactcGAATGACTTATGGGTTCTTACTGGCAATGGTGATGTGGTTGACACTGTGACTCTTGCAAAAGAGAACCTGAGACATTTCTATCTCTACATCGACACCCTGCCACTTGTAATGCCTGAGACCCTCTTCTTTGTATATGATTACATGATCTGA
- the LOC122671189 gene encoding uncharacterized protein LOC122671189, translated as MDEHANPVLPQPADPMAAMLEMFRKFTADQKATNDAIMTRLQHLEGQRIPLDRDSNLPIEEDRYQPHSVIQRLPDRDGSPRDDYRGYRDGHIGHRDRFRTDRDDRDDRDYYRDRRDGPRYAREPSREHRDHHRGYRDRGRQPTFEEYMRSYFTGDQGTNRRHTGNQKVKLELKEFDGNSDTQVFYDWLAAIEDYFD; from the coding sequence atggacgAGCATGCCAACCCGGTGCTGCCACAACCAGCCGACCCTATGGCAGCCATGTTAGAGATGTTCCGCAAGTTTACAGCAGATCAGAAGGCTACAAATGATGCAATCATGACTAGATTGCAACACTTGGAAGGACAAAGAATCCCTCTTGATAGGGACAGCAACTTGCCCATAGAAGAGGACAGGTACCAACCCCATTCTGTGATACAGAGGCTGCCTGACAGAGATGGGAGCCCTAGAGATGACTACAGGGGTTATAGAGATGGACATATAGGTCACAGGGACAGATTTAGGACTGACCGAGATGACAGGGATGATAGAGACTACTATAGAGATCGTCGGGACGGACCTAGATATGCCCGTGAGCCTTCTCGGGAACACAGAGATCACCACCGAGGCTATAGAGACAGAGGTCGGCAGCCCACTTTTGAAgagtatatgaggtcctacttcactggagaccaaGGTACTAATCGACGACATACAGGTAACCAGAAGGTGAAGCTAGAgctgaaagaattcgatggtaATTCTGACACTCAAGTGttttatgattggcttgctgcaaTAGAAGACTATTTCGATTGA